In Anthonomus grandis grandis chromosome 5, icAntGran1.3, whole genome shotgun sequence, the following are encoded in one genomic region:
- the LOC126735841 gene encoding mediator of DNA damage checkpoint protein 1 isoform X2: MENSCDNTRPQVALLKIKKKTYRIYEGVNTIGCHTNAVVSINDENVDIHHAVIVAKEGENFISDLNSSGQTFVDGTQLVPYKLYELIGGTNIGFGELLATFQLLTSHSEEEEPLNIHEAPTQIIEHFGEDIHDATTQVVNWEQVSTTHPIPPPPLFNSSAVLDQEDNEPNLIENVIFEEPNQGVDADITCDELLESSRHKLDCETGNSDESLELLNYDMASSSIDTSKRNVDSPEKKSVCAATRTENADSGSDTEEELEAMLNEGSDTDAEVQGLTKVTTVTAEDSFQRPSISFIDKSIPATQYAGDDLLDDSDIVPGTQVHSVKPQESQENDNNCTEGSFKLGLTQMIDEEDIYEVATQRVGPQLNQSIRTGDGTFFAPTQKVFTGEVKLSCLSVIEEQDIAQMDDSDILDATISPRASCSKTLESVRKYMRRSQSKSENQSQNSVAVNEESRKDEGIIEEDFQSEKHEDVDEASVKMAEVTQIVEIVLKNALEKGPNVVDFRPEADGREVPENNDKLMESNQGHDKLDVESPEKAENFPEKVDEVLQETAKSEKEHLPAAEESTESTTDQEKPKRFIWKKRGQQEPSVKPLPLHETDNLDKHIDIEKREIDSVDQELKDGAIIVEDIQEGCEVIEKPTSRRRGRIKSDKEDNRQKTFKTTTRGKKRGQAGSSDDLIKTDNPGEINSCDVADKGTRSCKKIKGEIVNSEKPGEIIVMPAKSADLDKDNAGLGQRETDGIEPDSEASEKDEDNKKEIIQKSFELNEKVKEVIDLPLKLNEVAVAEEPEAFREEEVEEMPTSKRKSTDSVTLQESLFDSKEVIQENVPEMMEKPVSRPRSRMKSIESNEKTGEVSGNSGLQVEFSEGTLAEELPMSKKEGAKKKRRRKSTDSLTIEKPSFDSKEDGASNKSDDMIQEQVQGSEIMEKPVSRLRSRRKSTESNEKAGEVSGSIDLECNLNEAVLVEETDALNEERVEKESQSKKKKRRKSTDSVTIQETLLDSKEDDTSNESDDVMQERVPRLRNRIKTSEPNEKTREVSGSIDLECNLNEAVIVEETDALNEEKVKKESKSKKDGPKKKGRTKSTDSVTIEKTSFDSNKSEELMHKKVQGSEMMEKPVPRLRSRIKSTDSNENAGKASVSTGLQFNLTEASLAEESDALNEETKSKKDGPKKKGRRKSTDSVTIQETFDPKEDDTSNKPDEITDQPVSRLRSNIKPTDSDASVEQPQAPKKIRGKKPGKLEVCFNDDKEIIKERASELMTDPTEPLAPTNGDSKKVPKKSVKVKKPQTVTKRRLRGRSSESSVDTKPTQSQEEELGEPVEKRVKKEVEQKEVVRKQALKRERRLRLNESDEDADNGEDDVKEPRQTSSTDPMNHKKVEPLRRSSKRAQKGVEPKTVKIKEGINNLEAFASHSSLTSAGDMSEGSLDAFKGKKVKKEATAITDSPQRESSRRQKHKVVFTLMENPLLESQIRQLGGSMGTSMNTCTVLVTESIKRTPKLLSAVGLGKPICSPNWILESKKAHEFLDPWEHILTDPEAEKKWDFSLKESLNRSRNQKILMGYTFVNQCQDKAEPLKAAIESCGGKYLTKTPTTFAENTFIISPSDNKPKLGRLLKNNPQIKIIESEAVVDGVLRQELRFHRHFLN; this comes from the exons ATGGAAAACTCTTGTGACAATACTCGGCCTCAG GTGGCcctccttaaaattaaaaaaaaaacttatagaaTCTATGAAGGCGTTAATACGATTGGCTGCCATACTAATGCTGTGGTCTCGATTAATGATGAG AACGTCGATATACATCATGCCGTAATTGTGGCTAAAGAGGGTGAAAACTTTATAAGTGACTTAAATTCGAGTGGACAAACTTTTGTTGATGGCACCCAATTAGTTCCATATAAGTTGTATGAACTTATTGGCGGCACTAATATAGGATTCGGAGAGCTTTTGGCAACATTTCAATTACTG aCCTCCCactcagaagaagaagaacCTTTAAATATCCATGAAGCACCCACCCAAATAATAGAACATTTCGGAGAAGACATTCACGATGCCACCACCCAAGTAGTTAATTGGGAACAAGTTTCAACCACTCACCCTATACCACCTCCACCACTCTTCAATTCTTCAGCAGTGTTAGATCAGGAGGATAATGAACCAAATTTAATTGAGAATGTTATCTTTGAAGAACCAAACCAAGGTGTAGATGCAGACATCACTTGTGACGAACTGCTTGAGAGTTCACGTCATAAATTGGATTGTGAAACTGGGAACAGTGACGAGTCTCTGGAACTGTTAAATTATGATATGGCATCGTCAAGTATTGATACTAGTAAGAGGAACGTTGACAGTCCAGAGAAGAAATCTGTGTGTGCGGCAACCAGAACTGAAAATGCCGATTCCGGCTCAGATACTGAAGAGGAACTGGAAGCGATGCTCAACGAAGGTTCTGATACAGACGCAGAGGTACAAGGGTTAACAAAAGTAACCACCGTAACTGCAGAAGACAGTTTTCAAAGACCCTCGATATCATTCATTGATAAAAGCATCCCGGCCACACAATATGCGGGCGACGATTTATTGGATGATAGTGATATTGTGCCTGGCACTCAGGTCCATTCAGTAAAACCCCAAGAATCTCAGGAGAATGACAACAATTGCACCGAGGGTAGTTTCAAGTTGGGCTTGACTCAGATGATTGACGAGGAGGATATTTATGAGGTGGCCACTCAGAGGGTCGGACCTCAGTTAAATCAATCCATACGTACAGGTGACGGCACCTTTTTTGCTCCAACTCAAAAAGTCTTCACTGGGGAAGTTAAACTAAGTTGCTTAAGTGTTATAGAGGAGCAAGATATTGCACAGATGGACGATTCTGACATATTGGATGCAACTATTTCTCCTAGGGCCTCTTGCAGCAAAACGCTGGAATCAGTTAGGAAGTATATGAGAAGGAGTCAGTCTAAATCGGAAAATCAAAGCCAAAACAGTGTAGCAGTAAATGAGGAGTCTAGAAAAGACGAAGGCATAATAGAAGaagattttcaaagtgaaaAGCATGAAGATGTTGATGAGGCATCAGTTAAAATGGCCGAAGTGACTCAGATTGttgaaattgtattaaaaaacgCCCTGGAAAAGGGTCCTAATGTGGTTGATTTCAGACCAGAAGCTGATGGCCGAGAGGTTCcagaaaataatgataaattaatGGAATCCAATCAAGGTCATGACAAACTAGATGTAGAAAGCCCTGAAAAGGCAGAAAACTTTCCAGAAAAAGTTGATGAGGTCTTACAGGAAACTGCAAAGAGTGAGAAGGAGCATTTACCAGCAGCTGAAGAAAGCACAGAATCAACTACTGATCAAGAAAAACCTAAAAGGTTTATATGGAAAAAAAGGGGGCAGCAAGAACCTTCTGTAAAACCTCTGCCTCTTCATGAAACAGACAATCTAGATAAACATATTGACATTGAAAAAAGGGAAATTGATTCAGTTGATCAAGAACTAAAAGATGGCGCCATAATAGTTGAAGATATTCAGGAAGGATGTGAAGTAATAGAGAAGCCTACGTCAAGGCGCAGAGGTAGGATAAAGTCAGATAAAGAAGATAATAGGCAAAAAACCTTTAAGACGACTACTAGGGGAAAAAAACGTGGACAAGCTGGGTCGAGTGATGATCTAATTAAGACTGATAATCCAGGTGAAATAAATTCTTGTGATGTGGCTGATAAGGGCACACGAAGTTGTAAAAAGATTAAAGGGGAAATCGTTAATTCAGAGAAACCTGGTGAGATAATTGTTATGCCTGCAAAATCTGCTGATTTAGACAAGGATAATGCAGGCCTTGGGCAAAGAGAGACAGATGGTATTGAACCAGATTCTGAGGCATCAGAAAAAGATGAGGATAACAAGAAAGAAATTATACAGAAATCTtttgaattaaatgaaaaagtcAAAGAGGTTATTGATTTACCATTAAAGTTAAATGAAGTGGCTGTTGCTGAAGAACCGGAGGCATTCAGAGAGGAAGAAGTTGAAGAAATGCCCACTTCAAAGAGGAAGTCTACCGATTCTGTTACACTTCAGGAATCTCTATTTGATTCCAAAGAAGTGATTCAGGAAAACGTGCCTGAAATGATGGAAAAACCAGTGTCTAGACCCAGAAGCAGGATGAAGTCTATTGAATCTAATGAAAAAACTGGAGAGGTTTCAGGAAATAGTGGCTTACAAGTTGAGTTTAGTGAAGGGACTCTTGCTGAAGAATTGCCCATGTCTAAGAAGGAAGGTGCAAAAAAGAAAAGGAGAAGAAAGTCTACTGATTCTCTTACAATTGAGAAACCCTCATTTGATTCTAAGGAAGATGGCGCCTCTAATAAATCTGATGATATGATCCAGGAACAGGTGCAAGGGTCTGAAATAATGGAAAAACCAGTGTCTAGACTCAGAAGCAGGAGAAAGTCCACCGAATCTAATGAGAAAGCTGGAGAGGTTTCAGGCAGTATTGATTTAGAATGTAACTTAAATGAAGCGGTTCTTGTTGAAGAAACTGATGCATTAAATGAGGAAAGGGTTGAAAAAGAGTCCCAgtcaaagaagaaaaaaagaagaaagtctACTGATTCAGTTACAATTCAGGAAACATTACTTGATTCTAAAGAAGATGATACCTCAAATGAATCGGATGATGTGATGCAGGAAAGGGTGCCtagactgagaaataggataaAGACTAGTGAACCTAATGAAAAAACTAGAGAGGTTTCAGGCAGTATTGATttagaatgtaatttaaatgaaGCGGTTATTGTTGAAGAAACTGATGCATTAAATgaggaaaaagttaaaaaagagtCCAAGTCAAAGAAAGATGGTCCAAAAAAGAAAGGGAGAACAAAGTCTACTGATTCTGTTACAATTGAGAAAACTTCATTTGATTCTAATAAATCTGAAGAATTGATGCACAAAAAGGTGCAAGGGTCTGAAATGATGGAAAAACCAGTGCCCAGACTCAGAAGCAGGATAAAGTCCACTGATTCTAATGAGAACGCTGGAAAGGCTTCAGTCAGTACTggtttacaatttaatttaactgaAGCGAGTCTTGCTGAAGAATCTGACGCATTAAATGAGGAAACCAAGTCAAAAAAAGATGGTCCAAAGAAGAAAGGGAGAAGAAAGTCTACTGATTCAGTTACAATTCAGGAAACATTTGATCCTAAGGAAGATGATACCTCGAATAAACCTGATGAAATAACGGACCAACCAGTGTCTAGACTCAGAAGCAACATAAAGCCTACTGACTCAGATGCATCTGTTGAACAACCACAAGCTCCCAAAAAAATTCGAGGGAAAAAACCTGGAAAACTTGAAGTATGTTTCAATGATGACAAAGAGATAATTAAGGAACGGGCAAGTGAATTAATGACTGACCCTACAGAGCCACTTGCACCAACAAACGGCGATAGTAAAAAAGTCCCCAAGAAGAgcgtaaaagtaaaaaaacccCAAACAGTTACGAAACGTCGTTTACGAGGTCGAAGTTCCGAATCTAGTGTGGACACAAAGCCAACACAATCGCAGGAAGAAGAACTGGGTGAACCAGTGGAAAAACGTGTGAAAAAGGAAGTTGAGCAGAAGGAGGTGGTAAGGAAACAGGCTTTAAAGAGAGAAAGAAGATTGAGATTGAATGAGTCGGACGAAGATGCAGATAATGGTGAAGATGATGTGAAAGAGCCACG GCAAACCTCTTCAACTGATCCCATGAACCATAAAAAAGTGGAACCCTTAAGACGTTCGTCAAAACGTGCCCAAAAGGGTGTTGAACCAAAAACCGTGAAAATCAAAGAGGGAATTAACAATTTAGAAGCTTTCGCCTCACATTCTAGTTTAACCTCTGCTGGTGATATGAGCGAGGGTTCTCTGGATGCGTTTAAAGGAAAAAAGGTGAAAAAGGAAGCGACTGCTATAACTGATAGTCCACAG agaGAGAGCTCCAGGAGGCAGAAACATAAAGTGGTGTTCACTCTCATGGAGAATCCGTTGTTGGAGTCTCAAATACGCCAGTTAG GCGGTTCCATGGGAACCTCTATGAACACATGCACAGTCCTGGTCACAGAAAGTATCAAAAGAACCCCAAAACTCCTTAGTGCCGTAGGACTGGGCAAACCGATATGTTCTCCCAACTGGATTCTTGAGTCAAAAAAAGCTCACGAGTTCTTAG ATCCTTGGGAGCACATACTGACCGATCCGGAGGCAGAAAAAAAGTGGGATTTCTCTTTGAAAGAATCCCTAAATCGCAGCAGGAACCAAAAGATCTTAATGGGATATACCTTCGTTAATCAGTGCCAAGATAAGGCGGAACCTTTAAAGG cGGCAATCGAGTCGTGCGGAGGCAAATATTTAACCAAAACCCCAACGACGTTTGCggaaaatacttttataatttcCCCGTCTGATAATAAACCGAAACTCGGTAGGTTATTGAAAAATAATccgcaaattaaaattatcgaGTCCGAGGCTGTTGTCGATGGGGTTTTGAGGCAGGAGTTGAGGTTTCATAGGCATTTTTTGAACTGA